The sequence CAAGCGTGAGAAAAACATCACGTTTTCCGAAAAGGGTAGGTCCGACAATGCAATCCCGGATATTAATCATGTTTGCAGGATCATAGCAGTCCCTGACGAAAATGTCGCCTTCTGTGCTGAACCCTCCCGCAATCAGGTCGATTTCAGGGTTTTTCCGCATGAATTCAATCCGGCTTTCCAGATGAAGGGGTGCATAGCTGTCGTCGCTGTCGAGAAAGGTTATCCAGGTGCCGAAAGCCGCCTGGATTCCGGCATTTCGAGTCATGTTGAGCTTCCTGTTGCTGTGCCTCAGATAACGGATGGCGTCGTGTTGTTCGATGTATGGATTCACGACGCCGAAAGTGTT comes from Chlorobium limicola DSM 245 and encodes:
- a CDS encoding glycosyltransferase family 2 protein; this encodes MIRFTNLPEISVILPAFNRAYLLQKAIESVLAQTFRDWELIIVDDGSSDNTFGVVNPYIEQHDAIRYLRHSNRKLNMTRNAGIQAAFGTWITFLDSDDSYAPLHLESRIEFMRKNPEIDLIAGGFSTEGDIFVRDCYDPANMINIRDCIVGPTLFGKRDVFLTLDGFKPLAYAGETELWARAEYLFRLRKIEDPKTYIYTRADDSITKNFPSDFQPG